The DNA segment gggagaaagcaggttaacctcaaaaaatatcctcctgtggcctgtaaaaatttttgaacaggagtgagcgttcgactcagagagtaaaatatcaattttaaccataatccctataactatctaaaactaatacaccctgtagagtgaaatgcaacatcaacaacattttcacatcataacatcaaaaaggtaatttggagcactcacacaccctgtagtatcaatcataacatatgggagctgatccctatctgactctcttaaatccaacccgtgcggccgaattactcaagctcggacttccacttaataaccaaatcgagggttccagcgaattactcaagccgtgactacccctcgaaggatcgggtcccagcgaattactcaagccgtgactaccccgtcctatccatagtccacaccacatcacacgtacgccaacgcacgcacactgctccaaattaccacaacaacatccatggcacatcaacagttatgaatgcaacataaatcgtgcctagagtttaattacataaatatatgcatataagtgatgcatgggcatgcttgaacatataataatatcgaaattacaattaaaattaatattctactcacagacttaacgacaatcactgtggcggctgggcggaggacctacaatcatttaataaatttaactcaatacaaacaaagaaaaagaccaatacgtcctaagtcgtagaaAATCGTGAGTCTCCTTATACctggacctacccaacttgcaaaagggctcaaaatacacttctatactcacaatccatatatccacaactcaatcacatcacacagcccctcctgggcccatcaaatcaatcatccatcacaatatgtaaaatttcaatttagtccctataattgaccatttttgcaaaaactgcccaaattagctctaaaaattctaaaactttgccccgcggtccttagcaatattactaagctattgcaaaaagaatcataattttctaagctaccacgaatattttacggatttttaatcctatttaagcactagaaaattacgtaaaaataaggttcgggtttacctttgccgattccgacttcgggaacgcgctctttacgtctgacaatgggaggctagccaaaacctcggtccaattcggagacttttccgtgcagTGCATGCGTTGGAATTTCGCACCGGTCAATCGTCGAATTTCagtgaatcgaggatacctacacgaatcccataccacgggggttagtacataaatttttcagactTTTCTAAGATCAATTAAAGCTCGAAAAAAAAATGCGaaatttcgtgggacccaccgaaaacggtgtcgaaaaaattcgaaatttatgtcgttgcgaagctctcgacgagtggagcgtgctggtagcctcggttttctcgttggattcacggttttcgagaaatctagcccaaaagtcgaaatgggctaaaaacttcccgagcaaaaattggacaaaccgctcgatggatttcgtcgtttttggtgtctatggaaagctctcgccgagtagatgattttagacacaagacccggtccaattggtggccggatcggcggaTTTGGTAGGGAAGCGTAACGCCGCCGCGCGAGAGGGGAGATCGCGCGTTTTGCCGCTGCAGCGTGGCCGGTGGGACAGTGAGGCGTGCCGTGAGGGGAACGCAGGAGGCGGTGGCGTggcgaggggaggagagagaaaagagagagacaagggagagggaacgacgcgcgcggggaagaaaaagggaagaaggaaaaggcccGTCTGATTTGACCAGTCCAATcaggtccggttcgattcagaatacaaaattttaaatttttactctgcctcgggaccgaaaacgaggtccaaaaattccgaaaaaaatttcagaaaactcagaaaaatacatagactccaaatatatttttagttttgccacgtggtctttaaattaatttttaaaaatcatcaaagtttatattttcggaaaatcgaacccgatttttaaaatccgaaaaatctcaaaaaaattcctaaaatttaaataaaattaaaatatcaaaaatgctcataaaatttaaaattttggggtgttacaattaatggttattatgttcaaatcaaagtcaaaattaaaccaaataacttgaaaattaagtttaaattaaaaaattaatcaaaaataaaatcgatcaatttgaaccgaaccgaaccgaaatagaacatttcagttcgatttgatttttcatccatttcaatTCTGTTatatttctaaaatatataattcactttttataatttaattcgattcagtTTGATTCGATTCACCCCTACTTGCATCTAAACTCTAGAACCCTTATCACCTTAGTAGGTCTCCTGCCTTTAATAACAATGCATACACCAATAGTTATAAAGTTGGCATGTCCCCATCAAGCCGATAGATTCCCATGCCAATTTCGCATACCAATAGTTAAAGTGTCAGTATATTCTACATAAATAGTCATTTTTTAATGTTGTAGCGGAGATTCTCCActgttgcatttttttttttccccaattGTTTACTGACACTAATATCGTCGGTTTTAGGTTCCGCTGGCTATATTATCAGTTTTGTGTTTTGCTTATCTAATGTGGCAATTTTTCCCCTGATTTGATGATTATTTCTCTCAACACATAGAAaacgtaatttttttaaaaaaatttctctcAGTTCTGACAAAATGCTCTCCAAAAGTAAATGATTTGGTAGGTGTTCTGCATAAAGCCAAGCTGTGCTTGTCCTTGTGCATTTGCATTAATCACCTCAGCCAATAGCTTTACCGGTATTAAATTGTTCCATTTCTGTTGATAAGGTTTAAAGGTCAATACTAGAATGGTAAAAAGTACCAaagttaaattttttttcaatgacATTTGACATCaatttaaagttaaatttatgttttaaatataaattataaaatactattattttctttaaaaaaaagtgaaataaattatttttagtatttgaagtatactaatttttttttaaaaaaattataatattataaaagtatttaaattatattatttttattttatttactattTATTGCTAACATAAAATATAGAGTTAAAATTTGAAAAAGTAATTTAACTTTTCTTTTATGTGTGTTTCTTTCATCCAATACGCTTAGATATAGCGGCAATTGCAATCAGTGGAGTACGAAGCAAACGTGTGATCTACTTGCACTTGACTCAGGAGCAGCCACTTGGCCGTATCAGCTGAGCAAGTGATATacctatttttttattattattattattttaaattctgTTACTAATTAGTTATGTAGTTaattgttttttaatttaaaataatttactttttaaaattttattttattaataaaataatttttacatttaaattttatatttaagtaattactctttttaaatttaaatgattattttttaaatattaaataaataataatattttttaaataattaatttaaatgtaaTATAACTTTAAATGGAATATGTGTGGTTATGTATTGTCAAAATATATTATATTGGatcatttgaaaaaaatttatatgAGATTTTTTGAAAAtcatgttaaaatttaattttgaaaaattcatttgtaaactttaatatttattttaatttattaaaagctTAAGAtcctatttttaaaataatattaatatggaaaaaatatatatttagattccatttatttcaataaaatttttttatattttttaatatttaaaatattaaggaAAATGAATCAGAGAAAACTGTCATTtttaaagaaaaggaaaataacttctttctttttttcacattatatataaaatttttctaatttctttaatttcataagacaaaatttacagtttaaataaatatataattaattgatgatttgtttggaaAATTAATTGATGGTTAGTAGAATATATATCATCTATtacaattatataattattatttttaaattaaactaatttcaaatttaattaaaaattattataatttattttattgaaattcGATAATATAAGtatttgaaaaatttaaatttaaatttacaattttataggtttaaagataattttattaattattaaatagtgaattatgaacaatttaatatttcaatgTGGGCGACCGGTTCTCCAATTTCCGCTTCCTTTCGTAGTGTAAGCACAAAAGGCACCAACGAAGTACTATAAATAAATCACTTTTAAAATATCTACTTAAAAATTTCAAGGATTTCATTCTCATAATTATAACAAGGCAACATGCCATTAatctcaaataaaaaaaaatgatattatcTCAGCTCAAGCCTCAAGTAAAAAATTTGAAATCATGTCCATGATGGCAGACTCCTCAATTTGTTGAGAACAGAAGCATTATTTGAGAAGATAGCTCAGTTTGTGGTGCTTACTGCTCAGAGAGACATCTAATAGGGGCTCATGTATTATTGGTGCAGTGTACTAAACAGTGATACTACAGGAGAAGAATCAAGAAATAATGCCAAAagcttcttctttcttcctcacTTTAATAGGTCAACATTTTATGTGCAATTGCAAATAATTTTACAACAACTCAtcttgccaaattttcaatttcactATGAGAGCTTCATCAAAGATTCAAATTAGAAACATCATTATGTGCATCTCACAGAATTTCAGGGTTGCGGATTTCTTTATTATAGTTGAATACTTCAGTGAAAATACAAACATGTCTGATAAATATGCACCCCTCCTGGAATTCTTCAACAAGTGAATtggttaaatcttcattttcctaTTACAGTTCTTGGCAGTCAATGTACCAGTTGAAAATTAAAACCCCCTACTAGATTTGCCTGTCAAGTCAGTGGATAATCACTTGTATAATGAATACGACACTAAGCATTGAAATAGAAAGACAAAATGGGATCACAGCAACTCCCTAGACAATAAATTGTCTATTTCAGAACACCTTACAGGCGAGAGGAAAACCACAAGGACAGATAAGTAGGTGTTCAAGATTCCTATGTTGGTCTCCAGACGGAAAGGGTATAAATAATTCGTCCCTTCCATCCTTGCAATAGCCACCGGCCATCCTCATCAATTAGGAAATCTTTGTGGTAAAGCGTCCTCACTTTATCAGTTGCTCGCTTCACAATCTCTCTATCAAAAGACAACTGCACAAACCCAGCCCTCAAGGTACGGACCTGCCACTGCTTGTAAGTTTCTGGCCTTTCCACTCTTTCCCAGCCCTCGCAAGCCACAACATTTAAGGCCTCTCTGCCAATGATCTCTTTCTCAATCAGCATCCTTTCCTGATGCTCACGGGGCACAATAGTGTCAAGCATATCAAACAATGAAGAGAAGTGAAAAAGAGCCTCTCTAAACCGCGTAACAAAGAACGGGGCACTGTAGGCCCCATTGGTAATTGCATGGATGAAAATATCAGGATTAATCTTCCTTACTAATTGAAGAACAATGTCTTTTTGACTGTCCACTGCTACTGTTTCATCAAGCAAGTTCCTAGCCCGATAAAAACAGGTAACAACAATGACTTCTTCCCTGTCAATCTTGAGTTCCTCAAGTTTTATGGTTTCCCATTTTTTTGCTATGGCACTGTACTCAAATGGCACGTTGAACTTCTTAGCATAAGTCGCTAAGCGACGCCCTGTTTCCTCAACTCGCTCTGCTGGCCGAAAACCAGGTTGGGGAAAATCTATTCCAGTAATGCGAACATTTGGAGGACCACCTGGTCTCCAGGAAAGCCGCTGAATAAGGGTGGGCCACTGGAAACCATAAAGGATACCGAAATCTATGATATGAAGCCTCATTGAATTTGCTGAGAGATTCATTATTGTCTTGTTAGAAGCAAAATTAGAGAGCTTTAAGAAAGGGCATGCAGCAAGATAGAGATGGTACGCTTTCAAGATATTGGTAGCAGATGTTCTCTTGCTAACAAGGCCTTTGTAAATCTGGCTGCCAGTACCTGCCAAGCGTGACTCAAGACCATTAGCAAAGCAATGAGCCAATCTCTGATTCCCATCCCCAAAAGGAGATGAATGCTGCCTAACCTGCTTTAGCAATTCATTTGCCCTCCTACAATCATCAGCTGCCACAGCTTGTGCACAATTAATCAAAAGGGTTCTCAAATCCACCACATTCTTTCT comes from the Hevea brasiliensis isolate MT/VB/25A 57/8 chromosome 5, ASM3005281v1, whole genome shotgun sequence genome and includes:
- the LOC110635960 gene encoding scarecrow-like protein 9, which gives rise to MDPRLRGFSSSLNGTQLGNRPLSVLSNQSRVSGQRFDNTFIDHNFMEFPYLPPDPKSSKVTPNSNAVHEEDSPEDCDFSDAVLRYVSQMLMEEDMEDKTCMLQDSLDLQAAEKSFYEVLGKKYPPSPEPNHASTCQNSENPYYSFTSNCSDDNHGGSYLDDNTCIQNLRYYDSFQQQTLRVSSMSQSSYSSSNSVITSMDGLVDSPSSSFQISDWKNESQSISQFMKGVEEASKFLPNGDVFFRNIEVNRFLSREPKARISEVTIKEERKDEEEYSLSGPRGRKNLHRQDGDIEEERSSKQPAVYAESDMEPHVFDRLLLYSAGEGWEDLKDLCEAFKNAAIKNDQNQNVQSKGSSGRKGQRKKLNGRKNVVDLRTLLINCAQAVAADDCRRANELLKQVRQHSSPFGDGNQRLAHCFANGLESRLAGTGSQIYKGLVSKRTSATNILKAYHLYLAACPFLKLSNFASNKTIMNLSANSMRLHIIDFGILYGFQWPTLIQRLSWRPGGPPNVRITGIDFPQPGFRPAERVEETGRRLATYAKKFNVPFEYSAIAKKWETIKLEELKIDREEVIVVTCFYRARNLLDETVAVDSQKDIVLQLVRKINPDIFIHAITNGAYSAPFFVTRFREALFHFSSLFDMLDTIVPREHQERMLIEKEIIGREALNVVACEGWERVERPETYKQWQVRTLRAGFVQLSFDREIVKRATDKVRTLYHKDFLIDEDGRWLLQGWKGRIIYTLSVWRPT